In one window of Carassius carassius chromosome 38, fCarCar2.1, whole genome shotgun sequence DNA:
- the LOC132119635 gene encoding parapinopsin-like, producing the protein MASFPEFQNDSSIHDDPGARVPLPWAGFITLSLLMAVFSITAVVLNATVIVVTLRHKQLRQPLNFALVNLAVADLGITLTGSVPSVVTNAVGYYITGRIGCVLEGFCVALFGITALCTVALIAVERLFVVCKPLGTITFQTKHAAGGLAFSWLWSLIWNTPPLFGWGSYQLEGVGTSCGPDWQSRDLRNVSYIICYFSLCFAVPFVIIVVSYSWLLYTLRQVAKVGGCAAARAESKVAWMVVMMVLAFLVSWLPYAALALMVVFNPDVQLPVLVKVVPIYMAKSSTVYNPLIYIYMNKQFQKFAVLLLMCGRDPWPSEDDASEVQTVVSPMNNKISPD; encoded by the exons ATGGCCTCTTTCCCAGAATTCCAGAATGACTCGTCTATCCACGATGACCCTGGTGCAAGGGTGCCCCTGCCCTGGGCAGgattcatcactctgtctctccTCATGGCCGTGTTCTCCATCACAGCTGTCGTGTTGAATGCTACAGTGATAGTCGTTACCCTTCGGCACAAACAGCTGCGGCAGCCGCTGAATTTTGCCCTGGTCAACCTTGCCGTTGCCGACTTGGGCATCACGTTAACAGGAAGTGTGCCATCTGTGGTGACCAATGCAGTGGGCTACTACATTACAGGACGGATCGGATGTGTACTGGAGGGATTTTGTGTTGCATTATTTG GTATAACAGCGCTGTGCACAGTGGCTCTGATTGCTGTGGAACGGCTGTTCGTAGTGTGCAAGCCTCTGGGTACCATCACATTCCAGACCAAGCACGCCGCAGGAGGATTGGCGTTCTCCTGGCTCTGGTCTCTGATCTGGAATACGCCGCCTCTCTTTGGCTGGGGGAGCTACCAGCTGGAGGGAGTCGGCACATCCTGCGGACCCGACTGGCAGAGTCGAGATCTCAGAAATGTGTCTTACATCATCTGTTACTTCTCACTCTGTTTTGCTGTGCCATTCGTCATCATTGTGGTGTCATATTCATGGCTGCTCTACACGCTGAGACAA GTAGCGAAGGTTGGTGGCTGTGCAGCTGCGAGGGCAGAGTCTAAGGTGGCGTGgatggtggtgatgatggtgTTGGCGTTCCTCGTGAGCTGGCTGCCGTATGCTGCTCTGGCTCTAATGGTCGTCTTCAACCCTGATGTCCAGTTACCTGTGCTGGTGAAGGTGGTACCCATATACATGGCCAAGAGCAGCACTGTTTACAACCCCCTGATCTACATATACATGAACAAACAG TTCCAGAAGTTTGCAGTACTACTTCTGATGTGTGGAAGGGACCCTTGGCCTTCAGAGGACGATGCATCTGAAGTTCAGACTGTTGTGTCACCAATGAACAACAAAATCAGCCCAGACTGA